From the genome of Thermoanaerobacterales bacterium:
CACGCCGTCGAGCAGTATGTCAGAACACAGAGACGCAAAAGACTGGCGGAGGAATGCCGCCGGCTGGCCGATGTCGAAGACCTGACCGCTCTGGCGGAAGCGGACCTGGCCGAGCATGCGGAAAGAATGGCCCGGGCCGAGGAGGGTGAGTTCTAATGCCGGGCAACGTGCCGCGCCCGGGAGACATCTACCAGGTCAGCCTCGAAGGCACCGGTCGAGTCCTCAGAGGCCCTCACTATGCGGTGTTTGTCTCCGACGAACCCTTCAATTATCTCTCCACAGTGGTTACGGTTCCTCTCTCTTCGGGCCCCAGGCCCGCTTCCTTCCGCCCGGAAATGCCTCTGCACGGAAAGACAACTCGTGCCCTGCCCGACCAGATACGCGCTATTGTTAAGCACCGGTTGAAGGATTTCCAGGGAAATGTGGCAGATACCTCTTTTTTTCTGGCCCTCAGGATTGCCCTGGGCGAACTGTTTTCTCTGCAGAAACCGTGAGGGTTGAAGGCCGATTAACCTGCTCCGGCCGGGGCCCGGACGCGCGACGGCGTAAAACCACCGTTTGAATTAAGTTTTGCAGGGGAATTGGGTACGGTACATAATAATTAGGTACTAGTTTAGGTACTAACGCCTCCGGCGGGGTAGCGGCGCCGCCGGACTTCGTCGTATGCTACCGGTTCCTTTGAAAAATTCGCATTGACTTCATCAAGTCTCTTTTTCATGACGGAATGGCAGGGTTTTTTAGTGAGGAGAAAGATAATTTCTAAACTTATCGGCGACAACGCCGTGTTTTCCCTTCAACACCGGATATTTAACGTGATCGCCCTAATGGGGATCATCATGTCTTTTTCAGCCTGTCTGGTAAATTACGCTCTTAAGCTGGGAACATTAACGGTAATCGTGCCCTTTGGATGCGGCATTATGGCGCTAGGGCTGTACCTGATGTCTATTATTGGCAGGAAGTATACCGTCCCGGCAGTGGTAACCGTTATCATATTAAGCTTTGTCTTTTTCCCAGCGATGTGGATTATTAACGGCGGGACTTATGGTAGTATTCCTTACTACATGCTCTTAAATGCCGGCATAACCGTGGTCTTGCTTGCAGGTTTGAAGAGAATGCTGATCCTGGCCTTTTACTTTGTGGCCGTAGGTGCCCTTATTGCCGCAGAGTATCGGATTCCGGGCCTTGTAACGAGCTATGACTCCGAACTGATCAGGTACTTGGATTCATCTTTCGGGTATGTCGTTTGTTTGGTTTCCACGGCGGCACTGTTCGCCGTTCTTGTCGATAGTTATGCAAAAGAACGCCAAAGGGCGGAGGAATATCTGGCTGTGCTTGAGAGACAGAATGAAGAAATAGAGGCTAAGAATAGGATGTTGGAGGCAAGTAACGCGGAGCTGAAAGAAGCAAAGGAAAAGGCAGAAGACCTGAACAGGCTGCTACACAAAGAAAAAGAAAAACTCCAGAAGTTATCGATCACCGATGATTTGACTGGCGTTTACAACAGAATGTATATTACCGCCCGTCTCAGGGAGGAAGTCGAGGCATCGCGCAAGAGACAAAGGAAGCTTGTAGTGGCCCTGATTGACATAGACAACTTCAAGCGCGTTAATGATACGCACGGACATCTATTTGGAGACTGCGTGCTGAAAAGGGTTGGCGAAACCATTGCCGCCGGCTTGCGGCAAACCGATATAGTAGGACGTTACGGGGGCGAGGAGTTTTTGCTCGTGTTGCCCGACACCGGCCTGGAAAATGGGTACGCGGTTGTGGAACGCATCCGCAGGAAGATATTGGACTTGAAGTGGGAGAATGACCTGAAAGTGACGATTAGCGGCGGTATCACTGAGCTGGACGGCGCCCAGGTGACCGACTTGCTGACGCAGGCCGACAGACTGTTATACCAGGCAAAAGACAGAGGCAGGAACCGGATAGAAAAAGAGCCTGCTTGACGGGATGCATGACACGCGTCATGTGTACCGACGTGGACAGCGATTGACGGATTGTAGAGGCCCGGGGACAGGGGGTTCGGCGTCGGTCTCCTTCATGGTCGGTTTCGTCCGAAAACCTGCACGGACCTCGCCTTCGCCCGGCCGTAGCGGGCGAGGAACGCGGGGTCCGCTTCTTTCAACAGATCGGCGGGCGTAGTGTCCCCGGGATCGGCGCCGTCGTAGCGGTCGAGGTCAAACAGGCTTCGGACTAGCTCCAGCGAGGCCCCGTCCTCGTCGGGGACGTCGCAATGGAAATAGAGGTCATTCAGGTGGGCGCCGTAGTCCGTTGCCAGAGCCAGGTGGAGGCGGGCCGACTGCTGCTCCAGGTAGGCCCGGACCGTGGTGGTGGTTGCCTCCCGGTCCAGACCGGGACAGTCACGGACGGTGCGGCGTGTAAGGCCCCAGTGCGTGAACCGCATGTCGCCATCGTCCCACGCGCCCACGTAGAGGCCCAGGGGGTAGAGCCGGCACGATGTGGGGCGGGCGTCGTAGACGCCGCAGAGCGTCCCGTCCAGGAAAGGGCAGGGGCCCTTCAGCAGGGGCTCGAGGTACACGCGGATGCGCCGGCCGTAGTCGGGGATGAGGGCGAGGACCGCGAACTCGGCGAGGAACGAACCGGTACCGATCCCCAGCCTGCGGGCGAGGGTCCAGACGTCGTACGGCGTCAGCAGCAGCTTAACCTCCCGGCAGCAGCGGCCGCACAGCCGGCAGGAGAACCCGATCGGGTCGCCGGGTCGCATCACGGTTTCATTCCGGGAGGACACAGCGGGCACGGCGGCCACCTCCCTTATTATCCACTCTACCCGAAGCGCTTCGTGTTGACCAGGATGTTGTGCGGCGCCTTTCGCGCGGGCTATACTGGAGGCACGAAGATGCAGTTTTGGCCAATCGGGGGGTCGGCCGACAGATGCCCCACAGCGCCGAGGACGCGCCGCCGTCCCTGCGGGAAAAGGCGGCGGCCGAAGGAGTGGAACTGTAATGATAGGCAGTAAACCCCCTGCGGTCGAAGCGCTGTAGGGGGGTTATTGTCTGATGGCGGCGAGAATTGGTAACATGGGAGTAGGTGATCAGCTGTGGAAAAGGAGTTCGAGGAGGAACTGCGACGGGCGTGGGCCGAACGGGCCGCAGCCGCAAGGCAGGCCCGCGAGCAACGCCGTGAAGCGGCGTGGCAGAAGGCCCGGGCAATGGCGCAATTCCTCAGGAAGGAATATGGCGTCGGACAGACCTATCTCTACGGCTCCCTGGCCTGGGGTCCGCGGTTCGGCGAGCGGTCCGATATCGACCTGCTGGTTGAGGGCTTCCCTCCCGCCGCCGGTTACTGGCGCATGCTGGTAGAACTCGAGCAAATAGCCTCACCTTTTGAGGCGAATGTTGCGCTGGCCGAGGATGCACGGCCTGAACTCCGCGAAAAGGCAAAAAGGGATGGCATATCACTTTGACCCGCAAGCAGTTTGCCGTCATTGCCTCCCGTCTCCGCCAGGAACTGAGAAACACCAGGCTTTTGCTCGACGAACTGGCCCGGCAGGGACTGCTACCGGGAACGCGACGGAGCTTAGTGACATTGGACCCGAGGGATTCCTTTAGGCTACGCGCCATCGGTTCCATCCTGCACGACTTTTACGTCGCGGCGGAGAATATCTTTGAAACCGTGGCCCGCAACCTGGATGACCTTTCACCCACGGGACCGGAATGGCACCGGGAGCTGCTGAGGCAAATGACCCTCTCCGTCCCCGGAATCAGACCGGCTTTACTGACTACCGAAACGGCGGACAGACTCGATGAATTCCGCGCTTTTCGGCAAGTGTTCCGGAACGTCTACGGTTTCAATCTCTCCTCTCAACGGCTACAGGAACTCCTGAGGGCGCTTCCGGATACGGTATCGCGCCTGGAGGAAGAGGTCAACGAGTTCATTGCCGACATGCAGGAGATCCTTCCGGAGGAGCCTCTCCGTTAAAGCATCCAAGGCTGTCCCTTTCACTCGCCGACCGGCGACCAGCGGGGGCGCGGGTCCTCCGGGACGGCCAGGACGAGGCGGGTGTTAAGGAAGTACAGGACGACGCGCCCGGCGTCCAGGCGCTCGACGCGGACCGCCCGCACCGGGGGGGAGACCGCCAGCGCGCGGTTGAGTTCGCGGACGCAGACCTGGGTGCCCCAGATCAGGGCGGCGGCCATCAGCAGGACGGTTACGGCGGCCAGGAGAGGCCACCTGGCGGCCGGCGAGGTCGGCATAAAGGCTCATCCCTCCACGGTTCCGGTTTTCTCCTCCCCTCCCCCTTCACCCCGCGGCCCTTCCGGAGTCGCCTCCGGGAATAGCAGCACGTCGGCCAGGATGTCGGCCAGGAGGCGCGCCGCGTAGAGGGCCTCGGCCCGGTGGTTGTTCACGCCCCCGATCTCGACCAGGATGGCCTGCGGGTGCAGGAACTGGTTGTACCGCCCGTCCTTGACCCGCACCCCCAGGCAGAGGCCGGGGTACTTCTTCGCGGCGGCGGCGGCCAGTTTCTCGGCGAAGGCCTTGTTCTCACGCCAGCCGGGGAACGGCTGGCGGGCGTCGGAGCCGACGATAAACAGGATCGTCGCCGCGTCCCGGCCGTTGATACGGACCACGCTGTGGTCCCGGTCCTTCTTGCTGTCCCGGTGGACATCGATCAAGACGTCGATCCCGGGATGGCCCTCCAGGAGTTCTTCGGCCGTCTTTTGCGACTTCAGGTAGGACTTGGCGTAAGGGACGTCGTGCACCCGTTCCGAACGGACGATGTCGATTTCCCGTTCGGCCAGCGCCCGCTCAAGCTCGCGGGCGGCGTCGACCACCCCTCCCGGCCGGCCGTCAAAGCGTTCGACGCCGTCGTCCAGGGCGTAGGTCTCGCCGGTGTGGGTGCTGTAGATGGCCACCAGCGGACGGGCCCCGTCATCGTGGACGCCGGGGCCGGGCTTGGCCGGCGGGCCGGGGGTGAGGTGGACAACCGGCCGCCGGGCCAAAACACCCGGAAGCTGCGAGGCCAGGATCTCCTGGGCGTCGCCGAGGCTCACGCCCGCGGCGCGGCCCAGGGCTTCCCGGGCGAGCATCCCCGGAGAGGCCTCCTCGCCCTGCCATCCCCGTCCCGGCAGGGCCATGGCGATCAGGACCTCCGGGTGGCTTGTCCCCCACTCCCGCGCCGCTTTGCCTCCCGCCCGGGCCAGGCCCTTCGTCTCCGGGGCCGTAAGCCAGGTGGAGGTGACCAACAGGACGACCAGGAGCACCACCCGCAGCCAGCGCAAACGGAACAACCCCCTCCAGAGACATAATTACGCCCGGGAGGGGGTTGTTATGCTCTAGCGCAGCATTGTCGGGACAAAAGCATCGATAAGACCGATGACGAAGGCCGCAATCAGGGCCCCGATGATGCTGACCGACAGCAGGCCGGGGATAATAAACTGCGCCAGGTAGATGACCACGGCGGCGACGATGAAGCCGACCAGGCCGCGGCTCTGCGGCGAGATCCGGTCGCCGAGCAGGGTCTCCGCCAGCCAGCCCAGGATAGCGATTACCGCCGCGGCAATCAGCGCGCCGACAAAGCCACCCTTGACCACGAAACCGGGCGAAACCCAACTTACGATCATGAGCACCAACGCGGACACAACGAAACGGATGATCGCCCCGATCCAGGTTTGCCGAACATTGTTTTCCGCCACGGGAAACTCCACCTCCTTTCGTCGATACTCATCAGTAGGATTGACGAAAAAAGGATAAACTATACCTCCGGAGGTTAGACTTGCATTCCATACCCCGCGCGTGTTAGAATCTCCACGTTGGGAGGTGAGACGGTGGCGAAGAACCGGTCGGCATTGAAACGGGCTGAAATCATCCGCAAGCGCACCCTGCGCAACCGGGCCCTGCGGTCCACGCTGCGTACCGCGATCAAGAGGTTTGAGACGAGTCTCAGCGCGGGCGCCGAGGATGTCTCCGAAAAGCTGCGGAAGGCGCTTGTGACCATCGATAAAGCCGTGACCAAGGGCATCCTGCATAAGAATGCGGCGGCGCGCAAGAAGTCCCGCCTGATGAAAAAGTTTAACGCGGCTTCGTAAAAGAAGACCGCGTTCTGCTTTACCCAGTATTTGGCTATGGCCGGCCCGGCGCCGGCTTTCTTATTTCCCGCTGCAGATATGTAGAATGAGATCGGCCGCGGCCGGATAAAAGTCCCGCTGCCCGGTCTTGACCGCCAGGTCGATGTCCCGGATCCCCGCCAGGGCCTCGACCGCCCGGCGGGGAGGGATCGCCCTTCCCTGTTCCAGGGCGCGGCGGACGACAAAGGTCTTGAGCCCCAGTTCCCGGGCGATGGCCGGCGCGGCCATACCCCGCCGTGCCAGATCCCCGGCGGCCAGGATGATCCGGAACTGGCGCGCCAGCATGCCCAGGATACGCAGGGGCTCATCCCCGGCCCGCAGAAGCGTCGCCAGGCCTTCCAGGGCCGGCCGGGCCCTTTTTTCTCCGATGGCGTCAATAACGGCGAAGACCGTCTCCTCGGCGGGCGGGATCACAAGGGCCGCCACATCGTCCTCGACGATCCCCCGCCGGTCCCCGACGTAACAGAGAACCTTGTTGAGATCCTGCTCCAACCCGGCGAGCCCCCCCGTCGAAGAAACCACCAGCCGCCGCAACGCCGCCGGTTCGGCGGTCTTCCCCGCTTCCCGCACCCTCTTCGCCACCCAGCGCAGGCGGTCGGCCTCGCTCAGGGGAGTGAAGTCGATGGCCCGCCCCTTTTCGGTAATCAGGCGATAAAGCCGGCGCCGGCGGTCCACCGGACCGGAGTGGACCAGGACCAGGCAGGTGGCCGGAACGGGGTTCTCAAGGTAGAGTTCCAGGGCATGGACATCCCCCCGCCCGCCGCCTTTGCCGGTGCCTTTGCCGGGCTGCTCGCCCAGGCCGGGGGCGTGCCGGACGATCACCAGTCTCCTCGCCCCCAGGACGGGCGGCGTCTCGGCCGCCCGGACCACCGCCGGCGGTTCGGTCTCCTCCCCGTCCAGGACGTCACAATCAAAGGCCGCGGCCGCCGGAGTCAGCAGGGACTCCTGCAGCATTTTGACCGCCCGGGCGTGCAGGAAGACCTCTTCGCCGTGGAAGAGATAGACGGGGGCAATGTCCCCCTCCCGCACGTTCTTGACCAACTCCAGGTAATACTGCATGGCCATAGCTTACCATGCGCCGGCGGCCGCTGTCAGCGCCGGCGGACAGCAAAAGCCCGGCTTTTCCACCGGAAAGCCGGGCCTCTGTATCGGCGGGCGGGACGCTCTCTTTAGATAACGCCCCGCTCCTTCAGGAAGGCCTCGACGACCTCGGCGGGCTTCTTGCCCTGCTCCTTCACCTGGTAGTTCAGCTGCTGCATGTCCTCGTCCGAAATCTGCCCGGCGACGGTATTAAGGACTTCCTCAAGCTCGGGGTATTTCTCCAGGGTGTCCATGCGTACGATGGGCACGCAGTAGTACGGCGGGAAAAAGCCCTTATCGTCCTCCAGGATTTTTAGCTTGTAACTGATCAGTTCCCCGTCGGTGGAGAAGGCGTCAATGACGTCGACCTTGCCCTCGCCGATGGCCTGGTACTTCAGGGCGGTCTCCATTCCTTTAACGTCCTTGAACTTCAGCCCGTAGGCCTCGGTGTAGCCCGGGTACCCGTCCTTACGGTTGAGAAATTCCTGCTCGGCCCCGAAGACGAGGTCCTTCGCGTAGGGCACCAGGTCCGAGGTCTTTTCCAGGTTATACTCCTGCGCCAGTTCCTGTTTTACCGCGGTGGCATAGGTATTGTTGAAGCCCAGCGGTTGCATCCACTTAATCTTGTACTTCTCGTTGTACTCCTTCTGGACCAGGTTGTACACCTCGTCAGGGTCGTACATTACGTCATGCTTGAGGATGGCCATCAGGCCGGTCCCCGTATAGTCCGGGTAAAGATCCAGGTCGCCCTTCTTCAGCGCCTCCCAGCACACCAGGGTGCCGCCCAGATTCAACTTCCGCTCGACCTGAAGGTCGGTCTTGGCCTCGATCAACTGCGCCAGCATCTCGCCCATGACGATGTTCTCGGTAAAGTTCTTCGAGCCGACCGTCACCTTCCCGCCCTTGGCGGCATCCTGTGTCCCACCGCCACAGCCGCCGACGGCCACCACGGCAAAGGCCAGGGCCACAACCAGGGCAATCCTCCGCCACAACCTCTTTTTCACGATCATCCCCCTCTGCAAAATAGTTTTTTGCTCCTCGAAGGCGGCGCTACCGATGAGCCGTAGCGCGCAGTCCCCGCGGAGTCATGGCCCGCTCCAACCGTTCCAGTCCGACATCGCAGACGATTGCCAGGAGCGCCGCCGGCACGGCACCCGAAAGGATCAGGACCGCATCTGTCTGCTGGATGCCGCGCCAGATAGGGGAGCCGAGCCCACCGGCGCCGATCAGAACGCCGATGGTGGCGATCCCGATGGCGGTGACCAGGGCGACCCTGATCCCCGCCAGGATTACGGGCAGGGCGATGGGCAGCTGGACCAGGCGCAGCAACTGTAACCTGGTCATGCCCATCCCCCGTCCGGCCTCAACCAGACCTTTATCGATACCGAGGATCCCGGCATAAGTGTTACGGACGATGGGCAGCAGCGAATACAAGACCAGAGAGATCACCAGGGTGGTGTCCCCCAGGCCGAAGACCATCATTAAGAGGGCCAGCATGGCAAGCGCAGGTACGGTTTGCAGTATGTCGGTCACGGCCATGGTAATGCCGGCGGCCAGGCGGTAACGGGTAATGATGATCCCCAGCGGGATACCCACCGCCATCGCCAGCAATACGCCGACGGCCGAAAGCTCCAGGTGTTCAATTGTAAGGAGAAGAATGTTGTCCAAGCGGTCACTCCCTTTCGACGCCGTAAATCCTTAACCCGCGGGGCGTTACCGCACGCTCCAGCAGGCCGAGGACCCAGCCGGTGACCAGGGCCAGCAGGGCGGTGGGGATCGCCCCTGCGAGGATAAAGTACAGGTCCATCGTCTGGATCCCGGTGACGATCAGGTCTCCAAGGCCCCCGGCCCCGATGAAGGCCGCAAACGTCGCCCAGCTGATGATGTAGATGGAGGAAATGCGGATACCGGTCATTATCACCGGAAGTGCCAACGGGAGTTTGACCATTACCAACAGCTGGCAGTTGCTCATCCCCATTCCCTTCCCGGCCTCGATGAGAGCCGGGCTGACACCCTTGAGGCTGGTGTAAGTATTCCTGAGGATCGGGAGCAGGGAGTACAGAAACAGCACAACCATAGCCGGGAAAAAGCCGATGCCCAGGATGGGCAGGGCAAAGCCGAAGAGGGCCAGACTGGGAATGGTCTGGATGGTGCCGGTAACCGACAGACAGGCTTGTGCCGCCTTTTCCCTGCCCGTCAGCCAGATGCCGAGCGGGATGGCCAGTGAAGCCCCCGCGAACACCGCACCGAATGAAAGATAGACGTGCTGCAAGGTCGCCGTGATGACGGCGTCGGAATTGTACTGGAGGAAAGAAACGAAATCACTCACCGTCATCACCCCAGACCAGGGACGCCAGGGCATTCACCATGCTGGTCCGCGTCACCAACCCCACCAAGGCGCCGTCCCGGTCCACCACCGGGAGGTACTTAAGCTTCTCCTCGACCATCTTGTCGAAGGCCTCCTTGGCAGAGGCATCCCGGCTGATCGTCGGCATCCCGCGCTCGGCAAGATCCCCAACGGTCGTGGCCCGCCGGTGCTCCCGGTCGAGCTGTTCCACGCTTACGCTGCCGACCAGGTGTCCCCGGTCGTCGGTGACCAGCACCGTGTCCACCTTCTTGCGCTTCATAAGGGCCAGGCCTTCGGCCAGTCCGAGATGCGGCGCGACCGTTACGGGTTTGGCCACCATCACCTGGTCCACGGTCTGCAGACCCTGACTCATAAGGCGGTCCTTGCCGATAAAGGAGGCCACGAAGTCATCGGCCGGTTTGCGCAGAAGCTCTTCCGGCGACGCCGCCTGGACGATCCGCCCGTCCCTCATCAGGACGATACGGTCCGCCAACTTGAGGGCCTCATCGATATCGTGAGTGACGAAGATGATCGTCTTTTGCAGCTTGCTTTGCAGGTTTTTCAGTTCGTCCTGGAGCGTCTCGCGGGTGATGGGGTCCAGAGCGCCGAAGGGCTCGTCCATCAGGATCAGCGGGGGCTCGGCCGCCAGGGCGCGCAGGACGCCTATGCGCTGCTGCTGTCCACCGCTCAACTCAGTGGGATAACGGTGGGCGTAGACCTCGTAATCCATGCCCACCAGTTCCAGCAACTCTCGCACGCGCCGGTCCCGCCGCTCCTTGTCCCGTCCGAGCAGCCGGAGCACAAGGTCGACATTCTGGGCGATGGTCATGTTGGGGAAAAGACCGATCTGCTGAATGACGTAGCCGATCTCCCGGCGAAGCAAAACGCCGTTCATTTCTTGCACGTTCTTGCCCCGCACGTATATGGCGCCGCTCGTGGGCTCGATCAGCCTGTTGACCATCTTTAAGGTGGTGGTCTTGCCGCAGCCGCTGGGGCCGATCAGAACCAGGAACTCACCCCCGGCGATCTTGAGGTTCAGGTTGTCGACCGCAGCGTGCCGGCCGTACACCTTGGACACATTCTCGAAAACAACCATGTGCTTCGCGTCTCCCCTTCCCTGATCAGGGTGGAATGAAAGCAAGAGCAAAGCCTGGGCCGACTGCCGCGGCAAACACCGGCAGCGGCGGGAAGGCCCAACGCCAAAGCTCAGGCCGTGACAAGGCCTGCCGTGGTGCTGGGGTCCGGCTGGACAAGGGATGAAAACTGGGCTGAACAGAAGACTCGTGCAGAAGGAAGCACAAGAAGAAGAGCCTTACATCATCCCTTAACAACGCGTACGGGGTTAGCTGACGGGTTTGGGCTGTTAAGGCTGCCCTACCACTGGCGTGGATTCACCCCATGAGAAAAACTGGGTCCCCCGCTTCTCCTTACGGAGAATTAGGCGCTTTGGCACCATTATTTGGTTGTCGGGTCCTTATTTTATGTCCTTCGAGCAAGCATCTGTTTTCTCCTGCCTGTTAAAGTTTTTAAAAATTTCCGGTAGGTGCAAACCATCCGCTTCCCCCGGGCGTCTAAAGGGTAAAAGACATAAAGGAGGGATTTGTTTGCGGAGGTTATCGATCATCCTCGCGGCGGTTGTGATGGGTCTTTTGGCCGGAGCCGGACTGGCCTGGGGGGCCGAGGAGCCGGCGGTCGTCAGCCAGGGAGCGGTGGTGGCGGCCGGGGAGGCCGGAAAGGCGCCAGGGGCCACCCTCACCGAGGCCGAGGCCATGGCCCTGGCGAAGAAGGTCTTCCCGCAACTGGAGGGCCTGGAGTTGCGTGCGGAATTCGAGGAGAACGCCTATGAGGCCCGGCGTGTCTGGAATATCCGCACGGAGCCGGAGCATTTCCGGCCGGGCCCATGGGCGGAGCGGGTCTGGATCGCCATTGACGCCGATACCGGAACGATTCTGCATTCCGACATCATCATCCCGCCCGGGGAGCCGGTTCCGGGGCGCGTCCTGACCCGCGAGGAGGCCCGGGCCGCCGCCGAGGCCTTCATCGCCAAGATGGTTCCGGCCGAGGCGCGGGCGCACCTGCGTTGGGATGACGGCTACACCGGCTACCAGCCGAAAGGGACGCTCAGCCTGGTGTACAGCTTCCACTGGAACCGCATGGCCAACGGGATCCCGGTCTCCGGGGACGGGGTCACTGCGCAGGTGGACGCCGTTACCGGCGAGGTGGTCGGCTACAACTTGAGCTGGCACCCCGAGATCGGCCTCCCCGACCCGAACGGCGTAATGCCCCCGGCCGAGATTACGCAACGCGTCCTGGACGAGCTGGGCCTCGTACCGCAGTACGTGATAGGGGAGCCGTCCGCGACCGCGCTGCCGGAGGTAAGGCTGGTCTATCAGCTCAACAGCCTGCTGCCGTTCTTCGACGCGCGCACCGGCCAGGCCCTGGGTTACGAGGGACAGGCCGTTCCGCTGGAGAACGCGCGGCTCTTCGACCGCGCCTTCAGCCCGGCGCAGGAGGCGCCCGGGGCCGCGCCCCCGGCAGGCCGGATCACGCCGGAGGAGGGCCTGGCGGCCGCCACCGCCTTCTTCCGCGCTCTGGGCTACGAAGGCCGCGTGGAGCGTTCCGGAGGCGGCTCCAGCGGCGGCCCGGGGTACCGCATAGAGACCTGGGGCTATGCCGTCGTCCCGGAGGGCCAGGACCGGCGGGGCATGGAGCCGACCGTGCAGCTCGATACCCGTAACGGCGGCATAGTCAGCTTTTTCAGTGAAGAACGCGGGGTATCCGCCGTGCCCGGTAAGGTGAATCTGACTTACCGGCAGGCATACGACAGGGCCCTGGCCTTCCTGCGACAGGTTGAGCCCGATCTGGCGGACAGCCTGGTCCGCCAGCAGAACTCCCGGCAGGAGCCTGAAGGCGACCGCTACGCGTTCAGATTCTCACGGCTCGTCAACGGCATCCCCTTCCCGTACAGGGGCATTATGGTGACCATCAGCGCTGCCGACGGACGGGTGCTCGACTACCATAACAATCTTTACCCCCACCTGCCCGTCCCGCCGGTCACGGGGATGATCGACCCCGCCCGGGCGACGGAAATCTTCAAGGCCCGCGTCGCACCGCAATTGATCTATTACTTCACCAGGGAACGGGACGGCCGCCCGACCGGCAAGGCGGCGCTTGTCTACCACTTCCCGGACCTGGGCCGGGGCATCGACGCCCACACCGGAGCCATCGTTGCCGAGCGGCAAGGCCCCAACGGCCGCCTCGCCGCTTACGCCGCACGGATCGGCAATCACTGGGCGCGCGCCCCGCTGCTCCTCCTGGCCGAAAACGGTTTCCTGCCGGACCCGGAAAAGTTCGACCCCAACCGGACCATCAGCCGGCGCGAAGGAGTACGACTGCTGGCGGCCGCCGCCACGCGCTACTGGGATTACCCCGAGGGGCCGGTGAAGCCGCCGTTCACCGACCTCAAGGCCGGTGACCCGGACCTCGTTTACTTCGACCGCGCCGTGCAGATGGGCCTGTTTGCCGGCGGTGGGGCCTTCAACCCCCAAGGCACGCTGACCCGCGAGCAGTTCGCGGCCTGGCTCGTCAACGCCCTGGGCTGCAAGGAAGTGGCCCGGATCCGCGGCCGCATCGAGAGCCCCTTCAAGGATGCGAAGAGTGTCACCCCCGGCCTGGCGAACTACGTCGCCCTGGCCGGGCAGCTCGGCCTGATGGGCGGTGACGCCGGGGGGAACTTCCGGCCGCAAGCCGGGCTGACCTGGGGCGAGGCGGCGGCGGTCGTTACCAAGGCCGTCCCGCGGCTGCAAAACAATCCGCTGCTTTATCGCTGGTAAACACGCGGTACGGCGCAGGAACACAAGGGAGAGAGGACCCCGGATGCCCGGGGCCCTCTCTCCCTTCGTCATTCCCTGGAGAGGATCCTTGCCACGCCCGGCCGGGTCCGGTAGCATGGGGAAAAGCGCGGGAGGAGGATACATCCATGGCGCGCAGGATCCTGGTCCCGGTGGACGGCTCCGAGAATGCGCTCCGGGCCGCCGACTTCGCCGCGGGACTGGCCGAAAGCAGCCCCGGCACCGAGGTAACCCTGCTCCACGTTTGCTCGGGCCCCGAAGCCTGTGCCATGCCCGGCAGGGCTAACTGGTTTTCACGTGAGAAATGGGAGGTCGAGATCCGGGCCCACGCCGAGGCGATACTGCGCCGGGCGGAACGACCTTTCAAAGCCCGCAACCTTACCCCGGTCACGCTCATTAAGGTAGGCGACCCGGCCGGAACCATTGTGGAGATCGCCGGTGA
Proteins encoded in this window:
- a CDS encoding glycine betaine ABC transporter substrate-binding protein, whose product is MKKRLWRRIALVVALAFAVVAVGGCGGGTQDAAKGGKVTVGSKNFTENIVMGEMLAQLIEAKTDLQVERKLNLGGTLVCWEALKKGDLDLYPDYTGTGLMAILKHDVMYDPDEVYNLVQKEYNEKYKIKWMQPLGFNNTYATAVKQELAQEYNLEKTSDLVPYAKDLVFGAEQEFLNRKDGYPGYTEAYGLKFKDVKGMETALKYQAIGEGKVDVIDAFSTDGELISYKLKILEDDKGFFPPYYCVPIVRMDTLEKYPELEEVLNTVAGQISDEDMQQLNYQVKEQGKKPAEVVEAFLKERGVI
- a CDS encoding ABC transporter permease — translated: MDNILLLTIEHLELSAVGVLLAMAVGIPLGIIITRYRLAAGITMAVTDILQTVPALAMLALLMMVFGLGDTTLVISLVLYSLLPIVRNTYAGILGIDKGLVEAGRGMGMTRLQLLRLVQLPIALPVILAGIRVALVTAIGIATIGVLIGAGGLGSPIWRGIQQTDAVLILSGAVPAALLAIVCDVGLERLERAMTPRGLRATAHR
- a CDS encoding ABC transporter permease encodes the protein MSDFVSFLQYNSDAVITATLQHVYLSFGAVFAGASLAIPLGIWLTGREKAAQACLSVTGTIQTIPSLALFGFALPILGIGFFPAMVVLFLYSLLPILRNTYTSLKGVSPALIEAGKGMGMSNCQLLVMVKLPLALPVIMTGIRISSIYIISWATFAAFIGAGGLGDLIVTGIQTMDLYFILAGAIPTALLALVTGWVLGLLERAVTPRGLRIYGVERE
- a CDS encoding ABC transporter ATP-binding protein is translated as MVVFENVSKVYGRHAAVDNLNLKIAGGEFLVLIGPSGCGKTTTLKMVNRLIEPTSGAIYVRGKNVQEMNGVLLRREIGYVIQQIGLFPNMTIAQNVDLVLRLLGRDKERRDRRVRELLELVGMDYEVYAHRYPTELSGGQQQRIGVLRALAAEPPLILMDEPFGALDPITRETLQDELKNLQSKLQKTIIFVTHDIDEALKLADRIVLMRDGRIVQAASPEELLRKPADDFVASFIGKDRLMSQGLQTVDQVMVAKPVTVAPHLGLAEGLALMKRKKVDTVLVTDDRGHLVGSVSVEQLDREHRRATTVGDLAERGMPTISRDASAKEAFDKMVEEKLKYLPVVDRDGALVGLVTRTSMVNALASLVWGDDGE
- a CDS encoding S-layer homology domain-containing protein; this translates as MRRLSIILAAVVMGLLAGAGLAWGAEEPAVVSQGAVVAAGEAGKAPGATLTEAEAMALAKKVFPQLEGLELRAEFEENAYEARRVWNIRTEPEHFRPGPWAERVWIAIDADTGTILHSDIIIPPGEPVPGRVLTREEARAAAEAFIAKMVPAEARAHLRWDDGYTGYQPKGTLSLVYSFHWNRMANGIPVSGDGVTAQVDAVTGEVVGYNLSWHPEIGLPDPNGVMPPAEITQRVLDELGLVPQYVIGEPSATALPEVRLVYQLNSLLPFFDARTGQALGYEGQAVPLENARLFDRAFSPAQEAPGAAPPAGRITPEEGLAAATAFFRALGYEGRVERSGGGSSGGPGYRIETWGYAVVPEGQDRRGMEPTVQLDTRNGGIVSFFSEERGVSAVPGKVNLTYRQAYDRALAFLRQVEPDLADSLVRQQNSRQEPEGDRYAFRFSRLVNGIPFPYRGIMVTISAADGRVLDYHNNLYPHLPVPPVTGMIDPARATEIFKARVAPQLIYYFTRERDGRPTGKAALVYHFPDLGRGIDAHTGAIVAERQGPNGRLAAYAARIGNHWARAPLLLLAENGFLPDPEKFDPNRTISRREGVRLLAAAATRYWDYPEGPVKPPFTDLKAGDPDLVYFDRAVQMGLFAGGGAFNPQGTLTREQFAAWLVNALGCKEVARIRGRIESPFKDAKSVTPGLANYVALAGQLGLMGGDAGGNFRPQAGLTWGEAAAVVTKAVPRLQNNPLLYRW
- a CDS encoding universal stress protein, which encodes MARRILVPVDGSENALRAADFAAGLAESSPGTEVTLLHVCSGPEACAMPGRANWFSREKWEVEIRAHAEAILRRAERPFKARNLTPVTLIKVGDPAGTIVEIAGEEGYNQIVMGSRGLSNVKGLVLGSVSHKVISLSGVPVTIVK